Proteins encoded together in one Verrucomicrobiota bacterium window:
- a CDS encoding carboxymuconolactone decarboxylase family protein, with product MSEEISYSALNRESKSLMQELAKSQPKLMQAFQGLHHAVGGGGALESKTKELLSLAISIHGQCHRCISLHVASALSEGATPEEITETIGVAVLMGGGPALMHGLDALKALKELD from the coding sequence ATGAGCGAAGAAATCAGCTACAGTGCTCTCAATCGGGAGAGCAAATCATTGATGCAGGAACTGGCGAAGAGCCAACCGAAGTTGATGCAGGCTTTTCAAGGCTTGCACCACGCCGTGGGTGGCGGGGGTGCTTTGGAATCGAAAACCAAAGAACTGCTTTCCCTTGCGATCAGCATCCACGGGCAGTGCCACCGTTGTATCAGCCTCCACGTTGCTTCCGCACTTAGCGAAGGAGCGACGCCCGAGGAAATCACCGAGACAATCGGTGTGGCAGTATTGATGGGCGGAGGCCCGGCTCTCATGCATGGGCTGGACGCATTGAAGGCCCTGAAAGAACTCGATTAG
- the rpmI gene encoding 50S ribosomal protein L35 yields the protein MQKTKKSIAKRFKVTGTGRLIRRKPGKRHLLRKKSTKQRRAMRQDQSVSKGFQKRLEKAIL from the coding sequence ATGCAAAAGACCAAGAAATCGATCGCTAAGCGGTTCAAGGTGACGGGGACGGGTCGTCTCATTCGCCGCAAGCCGGGCAAGCGCCATTTGCTTCGCAAGAAATCTACGAAGCAGCGTCGTGCAATGCGCCAGGACCAGTCGGTTTCCAAGGGCTTTCAGAAGCGCTTGGAGAAGGCTATCCTCTGA
- the rplT gene encoding 50S ribosomal protein L20 → MPRATGTPATRARRKKVLNKAKGYYGNKSRLFRYAKDAVERAEKFAYRDRRKKKSEMRKLWIVRINAACRASGINYSRFVAGLKTAGIEMNRKTLSELAIHDPEAFEGLVKQAKEAGLPSGKN, encoded by the coding sequence ATGCCAAGAGCAACAGGAACACCAGCCACCCGCGCCCGCCGCAAAAAGGTTCTCAACAAGGCGAAGGGTTATTACGGGAACAAATCCCGGCTTTTCCGCTACGCAAAAGACGCGGTCGAGCGTGCCGAGAAATTTGCCTACCGCGACCGGCGGAAAAAGAAGTCCGAGATGCGGAAGCTTTGGATCGTTCGGATCAATGCAGCCTGCCGGGCTTCGGGTATCAACTACAGCCGCTTCGTGGCTGGTCTGAAGACAGCGGGAATTGAAATGAACCGCAAGACGCTCTCCGAGCTGGCGATTCACGATCCAGAGGCCTTCGAAGGTCTGGTGAAACAGGCAAAAGAAGCCGGTCTTCCCAGCGGTAAGAACTAA